One part of the Anaeromyxobacter sp. Fw109-5 genome encodes these proteins:
- a CDS encoding tetratricopeptide repeat protein, whose protein sequence is MPRPLRVALVAALLALPLTAHAGLAETWYLSRGRANMRIENYGAAIEAWRKALELNPNGREASRELCRALLRNGETDRAVAELDRHLGRFPDDWQLAFEQARLLQWSRYAYRSGDAVKYLRMGLARRDDPARRRELARLLGRDRRTLDEALDEYRALLAAAPEDAKLRDEWLKLLLWDRRHRAEAIRELERRLAANPGDERAARALARIVAEDPRRASEAAARHAALLERHPDDPELRLGHARALARAGRRDEARAGYARALALRPSTEARLEFAELLAADRATHDAARREYEAVLRAEPRSRRARVGLARVLGAREETNAQAIAVYETVLAEAPNDAEAHRGLAHAYAWKGDADRALAHGELAGRYGPARPDVAALERSLRAGREPAVGGGARALAQPGGAELSRTAAFVSGEAEPTPFTSSAVEAGVATARGPGDARASGATLAIRGEWRPSPGTRLRMEGGLDGVRPEGAALSGALGVERSSEDGVLSVNVRRAARLDSFRAYAGERVGEELAGAASDTVAELRLARGRDTRLELAARAGAVSARGLDPVLVAGAGGRLDRALRRAGGWTVAAGAAAELVHHARDLSATGDPLDRSPHLFSPPIFASVSPRLAATRDAGARGWLTVDAGPALQLVGGAGGGVRLGGDARLGFTHRAGARLRLGGEARAERVADVHTRLEASLTAALLFP, encoded by the coding sequence ATGCCTCGCCCTCTCCGCGTCGCGCTCGTCGCGGCGCTGCTCGCGCTCCCGCTGACCGCTCACGCCGGCCTCGCCGAGACCTGGTACCTGTCGCGGGGCCGCGCGAACATGCGCATCGAGAACTACGGGGCGGCGATCGAGGCCTGGCGCAAGGCCCTGGAGCTGAATCCGAACGGCCGCGAGGCCTCGCGGGAGCTCTGCCGGGCGCTGCTCCGGAACGGCGAGACCGATCGCGCCGTGGCGGAGCTCGACCGGCACCTCGGGCGGTTCCCCGACGACTGGCAGCTCGCCTTCGAGCAGGCGCGCCTCCTCCAGTGGTCGCGGTACGCGTACCGGTCGGGGGACGCCGTGAAGTACCTTCGGATGGGGCTCGCGCGCCGCGACGATCCCGCGCGCCGCCGTGAGCTGGCGCGGCTGCTGGGCCGCGATCGCAGGACGCTCGACGAGGCGCTCGACGAGTACCGCGCGCTGCTCGCCGCGGCCCCAGAGGACGCGAAGCTCCGCGACGAGTGGCTGAAGCTCCTGCTGTGGGACCGGCGTCACAGGGCGGAGGCGATCCGCGAGCTCGAGCGGCGCCTCGCGGCGAACCCGGGAGACGAGCGGGCCGCGCGCGCTCTCGCCCGCATCGTCGCCGAGGATCCCCGCCGCGCGAGCGAGGCGGCGGCGCGCCACGCGGCGCTCCTCGAGCGCCATCCGGACGACCCCGAGCTGCGGCTCGGCCACGCCCGCGCGCTCGCCCGCGCCGGCCGCCGTGACGAGGCGCGCGCCGGGTACGCGCGGGCCCTCGCGCTCCGTCCCTCCACCGAGGCGCGCCTCGAGTTCGCCGAGCTGCTCGCCGCCGATCGCGCGACCCACGACGCCGCCCGGCGCGAGTACGAGGCGGTGCTGCGAGCGGAGCCCCGCTCCCGCCGCGCCCGCGTCGGGCTGGCCCGCGTCCTGGGGGCGCGCGAGGAGACGAACGCGCAGGCCATCGCCGTCTACGAGACGGTGCTCGCCGAGGCGCCGAACGACGCCGAGGCGCACCGGGGGCTCGCGCACGCCTACGCCTGGAAGGGCGACGCCGATCGGGCGCTGGCGCACGGCGAGCTCGCCGGGCGGTACGGCCCGGCGCGACCGGACGTCGCCGCGCTGGAGCGCTCCCTCCGCGCCGGCCGCGAACCGGCCGTGGGCGGCGGCGCGCGCGCGCTCGCGCAGCCGGGCGGAGCCGAGCTGTCGCGCACCGCCGCGTTCGTCTCCGGCGAGGCCGAGCCGACGCCGTTCACCTCGAGCGCGGTGGAGGCCGGGGTGGCCACCGCCCGCGGACCTGGCGACGCCCGGGCGTCCGGGGCGACGCTCGCCATCCGCGGCGAGTGGCGGCCCTCGCCGGGTACGCGGCTCCGGATGGAGGGCGGGCTCGACGGCGTCCGCCCCGAGGGCGCCGCGCTCTCCGGCGCGCTCGGCGTCGAGCGCTCGTCGGAGGACGGCGTCCTGTCGGTGAACGTGCGCCGCGCGGCGCGACTCGACTCGTTCCGCGCCTATGCCGGGGAGCGCGTGGGGGAGGAGCTCGCGGGCGCGGCGAGCGACACCGTCGCGGAGCTGCGCCTCGCGCGGGGCCGGGACACCCGCCTCGAGCTCGCAGCGCGCGCCGGGGCGGTGAGCGCGCGGGGGCTGGATCCGGTGCTGGTGGCGGGCGCAGGCGGACGGCTCGACCGGGCGCTGCGGCGGGCCGGCGGCTGGACGGTCGCGGCGGGCGCCGCCGCGGAGCTCGTCCACCACGCGCGCGATCTCTCCGCGACCGGCGATCCGCTCGACCGCTCCCCGCACCTGTTCTCCCCGCCGATCTTCGCCTCGGTCTCCCCCCGGCTCGCCGCGACGCGGGACGCCGGCGCGCGAGGCTGGCTCACCGTCGACGCGGGGCCGGCGCTCCAGCTGGTCGGCGGCGCGGGCGGGGGTGTTCGCCTCGGGGGCGACGCCCGGCTCGGCTTCACCCACCGCGCCGGCGCCCGCCTGCGGCTCGGCGGCGAGGCGCGGGCGGAACGCGTCGCCGACGTGCACACGCGGCTCGAGGCGTCGCTCACCGCGGCGCTGCTGTTCCCGTAG